The Malus domestica chromosome 06, GDT2T_hap1 genome has a segment encoding these proteins:
- the LOC103416260 gene encoding probable carotenoid cleavage dioxygenase 4, chloroplastic, whose product MYVYCECELIQGSLPPCLDGVYIHNGPNPQYLPQGQPYHHFEGDGMLHSVKISQGRATLCSRYVKTYKYTTERKTGYPFFPSIFSSFNGLLASTMRAGLFASQIITGQLNPANGFGVANTNLALFGNRIYALCEVDLPYAVSLTSNGDIQTLGRCDFNEKLSVSMTAHPKIDPETGETFAFRFSAVRPFLTYFHFDADGTKHPDVPIISMRRPSIIHDFAITKKYAVFVDIQITLDPIKVITTGGSPVVFDTSKVPRIGVLPRYAVDESEIRWFDVPGFNILHTINAWEDEEDTDTIVLVMRNI is encoded by the exons atgtatgtttac tgcgAGTGCGAGCTGATACAAGGCTCCCTACCACCGTGCCTTGACGGTGTCTACATTCACAATGGCCCCAACCCACAGTACCTTCCCCAAGGGCAGCCTTACCACCATTTTGAAGGGGATGGCATGCTTCACTCCGTTAAGATCTCCCAAGGCCGAGCAACACTTTGCAGCCGCTACGTCAAGACCTATAAATATACCACAGAGCGCAAAACTGGTTATCCTTTCTTTCCCAGCATCTTCTCTAGCTTCAACGGCCTTCTTGCCTCTACCATGCGCGCAGGTCTCTTCGCTTCCCAAATCATTACTGGTCAGCTCAATCCTGCAAACGGTTTTGGTGTCGCAAACACCAATTTAGCTTTGTTTGGCAATCGTATCTATGCGCTTTGCGAGGTTGACCTCCCATACGCTGTGAGTTTGACATCGAACGGAGATATTCAAACCCTGGGGCGCTGTGATTTTAATGAGAAACTCTCCGTGAGCATGACAGCTCATCCGAAGATAGACCCAGAAACCGGCGAGACCTTTGCTTTTCGCTTCAGCGCGGTGCGTCCATTCCTCACCTATTTTCACTTTGATGCAGATGGGACAAAGCACCCGGACGTGCCCATAATCTCTATGCGTCGACCATCTATCATCCACGACTTTGCAATCACCAAGAAATATGCCGTATTTGTTGACATACAAATAACATTAGACCCCATCAAAGTGATCACTACCGGAGGATCGCCAGTCGTTTTTGATACCTCCAAAGTTCCTAGGATTGGAGTACTTCCCCGGTACGCAGTTGACGAGTCCGAGATAAGATGGTTTGATGTTCCGGGGTTCAACATTTTACACACCATTAATGCATGGGAAGACGAAGAGGATACGGATACCATCGTGTtggtgatgcgaaatatataa
- the LOC139187566 gene encoding probable carotenoid cleavage dioxygenase 4, chloroplastic yields the protein MRLPISIRNVELGVINQAYVGKKNKFVYGSVAEESMLPDHDSIPKCAELVKLDLDVSSNRDGRTVASRIYGPNCYGGEPFFVAREPENPNAEEDDGYLVSFVHDEKTGESRFLVMDAKSSQLDIVAVLKLPRRVPYGFHGLFVKEKDLENM from the coding sequence ATGAGGCTGCCCATCTCCATAAGGAATGTAGAACTCGGGGTGATTAACCAGGCTTACGTGGGGAAGAAGAATAAGTTTGTGTATGGATCTGTTGCTGAGGAATCAATGCTCCCTGATCACGATTCAATACCCAAGTGTGCAGAGTTGGTGAAGCTGGATCTCGATGTGTCGTCCAATAGGGATGGGCGTACGGTGGCAAGCAGGATATACGGCCCAAATTGCTATGGGGGCGAGCCTTTCTTTGTTGCTAGAGAACCGGAGAACCCTAACGCAGAGGAGGATGACGGATACTTGGTGTCATTTGTGCATGATGAGAAGACAGGAGAATCAAGATTCTTGGTGATGGATGCTAAGTCCTCACAGCTTGATATAGTGGCGGTTCTCAAGCTGCCCCGCCGGGTTCCTTACGGCTTCCATGGTCTCTTCGTGAAGGAAAAGGACCTAGAAAATAT